The region TTTCGATGCCGGAACAAGTTCGATTCGTTCCGAATATTCCTTCAGTTTTTCGTACGTTTTTTTGATGTCCGGGTAGCTGGAGATTCCCTGGGAGACTGATGGAGGTATAATCGGCCTGTCGTTCACAATTAGCGTCGTGTCCCTGTTCGCATACTGGATGTATCTCAGAGCCTCAGACGGTTCGAGAGCAATGAGATAGTGGGCAGAGCCGATTGGAATGAGGGGTGATTCAGCGTCTCCAATTCTGACATGGACCTCAACACTCCCCCCACGCTGAGCCATTCCGTGGGTTTCTGCAGTAACAACGTTCAATCCTGCCTTAAGAGCCGATCTGGCAAGTATGCCGGAAGTCGTGAGAATGCCCTGGCCTCCCACACCTACCAGAAGAATGTTGACCACATTCATCTTTCCAAATTTAAATTTTCTAATATTTTAATTTTACTGAAGTTATTCTTTGACCCCTTTATTCTTTACAACATCAAAAATTATTTAAATGTCCACTGAACAATGTTATTACATGCTTAAGGAGGTTGTTCTTGACGCTCCTGGAGAGAAGGTATTTTTGCTCGGGAACGAAGCCATTGCCAGAGGTGCAATTGAGGCGGGAATCGACATCTATTCTGCATATCCCGGTACACCATCCTCGGAAATTGTTGATACTCTGAGTCAGGCCTGCAGGTTGCTTAAGGGAAAAATGGACTTCTACCTCGAATATTCTGTGAATGAAAAGGTTGCTTTTGAGGTTGCTGTCGGAGCATCACTTGCCGGAAAAAGGGGAATGTGCGGGATGAAGCATGTTGGAGTTAATGTTGCAGCAGATGCTCTTTTCAGCTTTGCGTACATGGGTGCGAGAGGCGGTTTCGTCTGCATCTCTGCTGACGATCCGTCAATGCACTCAAGCCAGAACGAACAGGACAACAGGTGGTACGGGATTGCCGCGAAAATACCTGTAGTTGAGCCAACTTCTCCACAGGAAGCAAAGGATTATGTCGGGAAGGCGTTTGAAATCTCCGAAAAGTTTGGAGTTCCCGTGATATTCAGGACTGTGACCAGATTAAACCACGGAAGTGGTGTCGTCGAGCTTGGAAAAATTCCGGAGAAAAAACTTGAAAAGGCTGAGTGGAAGAGAAATCCACCAACAGATGTCCTAGTCCCAGGGAATGCAAGAAGGCAGAAGCTGGTTCTTCTTGAAAAAATTGAAAAAGTAAGGGAGTATTTTGAAAAATCGGAGCTGAACTGGATAGAAGGCGGAGATTCTGACAAAGGCGTCATAGCGAGCGGTATAGCTTACAGATATACCAAGGAAGCCCTGAATAGGCTCGAGAAGGATTTGCCTCTCCTCAAGCTATCGACAACAAACCCTCTCCCCGAAAAGCTTGTTGAGGACTTCATATCGAATCTGGACGGTGTTGCCATTGTCGAAGAGCTCGATCCATTTGTTGAGATGCAGGTGAGGGCCATCGCGGGAGAATACGGGGTGGAGATTTACGGCAAGAAAAACGGGCACTTCCCGATGCATTATGAATACACAGTGCACACTGTCGAGAAGGGAATTGCCATGATGCTGGACGAGTCAGCATCTGTTTGCTATGATGAGGTGATTGAAAAGGCAAAATCCGCAAACCAGATGGCTCCACTCAGACCACCGGTTTTCTGTCCTGGCTGCCCTCACGCAGCAAGCTACTATGCAATCAAGGAGGTTGCGGGTGAGGAGGCTCTGCCGAGCGATATCGGATGCTACACCCTCGGCGTTAACAGGCCCTTTGAAGCTGTGGACATCACACTCTGCATGGGAGGAGGCTTTGGAATATCAAACGGGCTCAGCAGGGTTGTTAAGAACAAAGTGATTGCGACTGCGGGAGATTCAACATTTTTCCACGCATCCCTCCCCGCCCTTGTGAATGCAGTTTACAACAGGGCGAATGTTGTGTTCGTCGTTCTTGACAACTCCACAACGGCCATGACCGGACATCAACCTCACCCCGGTATGGATGTGAGGGGATGCGGTGAAGAGGGTCATAGGGTCAGAATAGAGGACGTTGCAAGGGCAGTCGGGGTCGAGTTTGTGGAGGTTGTTAACCCCTACAACATCAGGAAAATGGAGAACGCAATAAAATCGGCAATGGAGCATGATGGCGTGGCTGTTGTCGTTGCAAGGCAGCTCTGTGCAATTCTGTGGAACAGGGAGAGAAAGAGGAAGGGAGTCAGAATAAGGCCGTTCGAGGTTACAGAGGACTGCGTGAAATGCCTGAAGTGCGTCAGTCAGTTTGCCTGTCCGGCGATAGTGTATGATGGCGAGAATGTGTGGATCGATGAGACGCTCTGTGCGGGATGTGGCGTCTGCACTCAGATCTGTCCGGAAAGGGCGATAAAGCCCGCCAGATAATTTCAAAATCTTTTTCGTGCGTTGAAAAATATTTTTCAAATTATTCTTCAGACGTGCTAAAAAGGAAAATATTAAACCTCTTCATGACGATGGAGTCTGTAGTCGGGGATAGCCATGATAGATACACACGTTCACGTCTTTCCGGATAAAATCCTCTGGAGACTGTATGCCTGGATAGAGAAGAAACACAAATCAAAAGCAACTGTCGAGCTTGATGTTGATTCGGTGATAGGAAAACTCCAGAGTATGGGTGTTGAACACTTCTTCAACCTGACACACTCGATAACTCCTGAAATGACGGAAATTCTTGCGGAATGGAATGTGAAGCTCAAGGGAATGATGGACTGTCATGCATTCACCGGATTTCATCAGAATAACGATACTGAGGAGCTTTACAGGATTTTCGAACTGGGAATTGATGGCTTGAAGCTGCATCCCCCTGTTCAGAGGCTTTATCCGGATGGCAGAGAAGCGCTTGAGATCTATGAAATTCTGGATGAACTTGGAAAACCGCTTGTAATCCACACGGGCTACTTCCTTGATAATGGCTTTAAGTACACACTTCCCGAATTTTATGAACCACTCGCTTACAGCTATTCCTTCCCCGTAATCCTTGCACACATGATGGTGGGGAAAACGGAACACCTGCCGAGATTTCTCGATGCCAGGAATAACATATACTCGGACACGTCCCTGGCATTCATAAGGGTCGAAATCACAGACCCTCACTCGGGCGAGAAGGTGAGGTTTTACAGCGACGACGTCAGGGAGGTCGTGATGCAGTATCCGGACAGAATTCTGTACGGCAGCGAGATTCCGGTAATATGGGTGGATCCGGACGAGACTCTCAGAACTCTGAACGAGGAGTTCGATGAGGATACGGTTATCCGGATAACGAGAAAAAATCCGGAAAAGTTTATAAGAAAATATCTGGAGTGAGAAAACGATGGAGATTGAAAAACTGAAGCACCTCCTACAGCACTGGATTGATCACAATAACGAGCATGTCTCCAAATACTTGGAATGGGCAGAAAAGATTGAAGATGAATATCCTGATGTTTCACAGAAGATTAAGGAGAGCATAGAATTTTTTGAGAGCGGTAATCTGAAGCTTAAAGAGGCGTTTGAGCTGATAAGATGAGAGAGGCATTGAAGATAAATCTGGCGGGAATCGAAATGAGAAACCCGCTGATGCTTTCGAGCGGGGTTATGGGCAGCTTTGCCACATCTCTGAACAGGCTCTCCGAGCATGCCGGAGCGGTGGTTACGAAAAGCGTGGGGCTTGAACCTGTGGAGGGCTACAGAAATCCTGCCGTGATCAACTACTCCCACGGGCTGATAAATGCTGTAGGGCTTTCCTCACCCGGGGCAAGGGCTTTTGCAGAGGAACTTGAAGATTACGTGTTTTACGCTCCGCTCGTGGTGAGCCTCTTCGCCTCAACACCCGAGGAATTTGCAGAGCTTGTGAGCTATTTCCCGTTCGCAGATGGCTTCGAGCTAAATCTCAGCTGTCCCCACGCGAAAAATGTTGGGCTTGCGGTGGGCAGTGATCCTGACCTCGTTTACGAGATTGTCAGGGCTGTGAAGAAGCGAACCACCAAGCCGGTTTTTGCCAAGCTCTCTCCGAATGTCAGAGACATCGTCGAAATCGGCAAGGCGGCTGAAGAGGGGAAAGCGGACGGTGTTGTGGCGATCAACACCCTGAAAGGTATGAAAATAGACATATTCGCAAAAAGGCCGATTCTGAGCAACGTGAGCGGGGGAGTGAGTGGAGAGGGGATTAAACCCATCGCCGTAAAATGCGTCTGGGACCTTTACGAGGAACTGAGCATACCTGTCATCGGCTCTGGAGGGGTTACAAGCTGGAAGGATGTCATAGAATTCATGCTTGCCGGGGCAACTGCGGTACAGATAGGTTCAGCGCTCTACTACTCCAACAGGATTTTCTACAGCCTTGAAGAGAGTCTGATAGCATACACGAGAATGACAGGAGAAAGGCTGGAGGACATTGTTGGGATGGCGCACAGGTCATAGCTTTCGAAGTTTCATGGATTGTATTCAAATGCACGTTTGCACTGTCTCGTCCTGCAATGCCAGATGTTCAGGAAACTCTCACCCAGTACACCGTGCCGTCAAACTCCGCCCGAATGTCTCCCCTGTTGTACAGGTAGCTGAGGTAGGCTTTCAGCGTGGCGAGCATTAAGCTGTATTCTGTGAAGTTGTTCAGCCTTATTTCAAACTCTGAACATAGCTTTGCCAGAATTTCATCTGTTGTGCCTTTGCTGATGGAGAGAAGGAATTCCTCCACACGTTCGATGACGTCCAGATTCAAATCGACAAGAGGAGTGATATCTTCTGCCGGTTCTGCATGACACGGTATGTAACGTTCAAAGCTGCTTTTTTCAAGGAATGACAGCGTCTCTCTCTGTTTTTCTATGTCCATGAACAGTGGAATTCTGTACTTTTCCACAACTCTTTCGGAAAACACAGCGTCTGCACAGTAAAGCACCCCATCAACTTCAACACCAATCTGTCCCGGAGAATGCCCGGGAAGCGGAACTGTGGTGACTTTTGTCTTTCCAAAGTCGAGTTCAATCCGGCTGTCAGCGTTTATAACATTGTCCACTCTTGATGGTCTGGCCATGAGGAAGCGGTTCATCATCTCGTTCACGGGATGGGCGGAGAACAGGTAGAGGGGTTCGAGGTAGGGGTATTGAATGATTCCCGCCTCGACTTCTGGGGCATAGACTCTTGCGTCTGTCCTGCTCACCAGGTAACTGTTTCCACCGAAGTGGTCCGCATGTGAGTGGGTGTTGATCACTGCCTCAAGCTTTAAACCGTTCTTTTCGAGAAGCTTCAGTATTTTCCTGCCTGACTCCCTGTCCAGACCGGTATCGACGAGGATTGCAGTATCCTTACTTCGGACAACTCCAACGTTTGTGGGACCGGGAATGAAGCAGGCACGGTCAGAGACCTGCACGAGCTTCATGGAAAAAATTGCATATCCTTCTATTTAAGCCATTCCGGATCATCCATTCCTCAAAGCCAGCGCAGTCCTGAACATGCCGTTTGCAACAATTTATCATTTCAGATACTTTTTTCAGCAACTGCGCATTTTTGCGACAAAATATCAAGGAGGTGGTTGCTTGCAGAGAGAGCACTGGGCCACGAGAGCGGGATTCGTTCTCGCTGCAGTGGGATCGGCCATAGGTCTCGGTAACATCTGGAGATTTGGATACCTGGTTTACAAGAATGGTGGTGGGGCGTTTCTGATTCCGTATTTTGTTGCGCTTTTTATTGCGGGAATAAGCCTGATGATTCTTGAGTTTGCGCTCGGCCACAGGTTCAGGGCAAGCGCCCCACAGGCGTTGAGAGCAATAAATAAAAAATTCGAGTGGATCGGCTGGTGGGCCGTTGTGGGTGGAATGATAATCACGATGTACTACTCTGTGGTGATTGCCTGGGCCTTAGTTTACTTCACCAAGGCATTCACCCTCGCATGGGGCGCTGAGACGAAAGCGTACTACTTTGGACAGATCCTGCAGCTCACCGACTCGCCCTGGAACTTTGGAGGGTTTGCTGTCGAGGTTCTTGTGGCAACCGCAGTTGTCTGGGCGCTCAACTGGTTCATAGACTTCAGGGGAGTTAGGAAGGGTATCGAAAAGGCTAACATGGTTCTGATGCCACTCCTGTGGATTCTGGCCATAATCCTTGTCGTCAGAGCACTGACCCTGCCCGGGGCGATTGAGGGCATAGAATGGTACCTCAAGCCCGACTTCTCAAAGCTTGCAGACTACAACATCTGGCTTTCGGCATTTGGTCAGATATTCTTCACCCTCAGTCTCGGAATGGGTATAATGATTGCTTATGCCAGCTATCTGCCCGAGAAAAGCGACATTGCTAACAACGCCTTCATTGTTGCGCTTGCGAACTGTGCCTTCAGCTTCCTCATCGGCTTTGCGATATTCGGCACCCTCGGCTACATGGCATACGCAACGGGAAGCGAGATTGGTGATGTTGTCGCACAGTCCATAGGTCTCGCGTTCGTTGTTTTCCCGCAGGCCCTCAACATGCTTCCTGCCCTTAAAGTGTTCACGGCTGTGGTGTTCTTCCTTGCACTGGTCGTTGCCGGACTCTCGTCATCCATTTCCCTCGTCGAGGCTGTTGTTGCAGCGGTGATGGACAGGTTCGGCATTGAAAGGAGGAAGGCTGTGAACCTCGTCGTTGGAATCGGATTCCTGGGCAGTCTGCTCTACACGACGAAGGCAGGTCTGTACTGGCTCGACATTGTCGACCACTTCGTGAACTACTACGGCCTCGTGCTTGTTGGGCTGCTTGAGGTCATAGCTGTTGCGTGGTTCTTCGACCTCGGAAAGATCAGGGAACACATAAACGCAGTGTCGGAGATAAAGGTGGGTTCCTGGTGGAACTTTGCAGTGAAGTTTGCCGTGCCCGCAATTCTGCTGGTTCTGCTTGGCTTTGACATAGCCGGCAATTTAAAGGAGCCTTACGGAGGTTATCCCGTCAACGCCCTGCTTGCGGGCTTTGGTGTAATCCTTGCAGGAATGCTGGTCTCGGCACTGCTCTCATGGAGGGGTAGAGATGTCTCCTGATGCAATAGCGATGGGCCTTTTTGGATTCGCCGTGCTGTATGGCGGGCTGGCTTACTTCCTGTACAGGGCGATGAAAGCCGAGAAGGTGTAAATTTTCTATTTATTTTTTGTTTTTGTGGATTCTGGAGATTTTTAAAACATCTGATACATTGTGTGGTTTTACCTGTGTACTGGGGGGTTGAAAAGTAATAAATATACCGGAAAAGAATGGAGATTGTGGGATGGAAGATCGTGCTGAAGCACGAGAACGGAATTGACAGGGTTGAAATCACAGGTGTCGGAGAGGATCCTCACAAACCTGAGGAGATCCTAACAACCTTTAGGGGGAGGAACGGAAAAGCTGTTCTTGAAAAGATCCTTGAGGGTGTCAGGAAGGGAGTTCCAGTTATAGTTCCTGCGTTATCGGACAGAGATCTTTATGCTTATTCCTATCACGCTGGCAGAATTGCGGATGAAGACCCAAGATGGAAGTTTGAATCAAACCTGCCTGAGATAAGTATTTCAGAAGAGGAAGATGGAGAAATGTTGATTACCTGAACTGTTAATATTTGAGAGGTTAGCTGTTTCCAGCCTCTTTCACTCTCTTAAAAATCAAATTTTTAGCCATGTTTTGAATTGTGCATAACTCGAGATTGAGAGAAGAGAGTTGAGCCAATATGTCAAAATTCTATTCAATGATTACGTCATGTGGTAGAAGTTCCAGTGAAGTTCTTTTTGCTTATGATCACATTGATGACCATGTTTGCTGTTTTATCTGCTATCTATGCTTCAGAAGTATTAATTTGGTGACATTAATTTGGTGACTTATTTTTTTTAAGTTTTTCAGCATTGTAGAACCTCCAAGCTCCATGTAATAAGTACGCCGCACCTACTATTACAAACATGATGGACCAGAGCCAATAGTTCGGAGTTGGTGGTTGCAGCGACAATCCAACAGCGTAAATAACAAATCCGAATCCTATAGACATCGCACCAATCCCAATTGAAACTTCTGTGGATGACTTTAGCTCTCTTTTAAGTTCTTCGAATCTATTATCCAGCTCCTCAAGATACTTCTCGAATATTTCCTCATTTTTCATATATGTCTCTTTGAAAATAACCCGGATAAAAAGGTACTGATGACTCTACAACTCATCAGACAATCGATATAATAAATCCAAACCTTCTCAGCAAAATTTTTACACCATCCGCAGGCTTAGTTAGACTGCGTGGTTTCATTAATATCGGTTAATTCGGCTTATTCCAGTAAGAGAAATTACTTTCAATCCCTTAAAGGTCTGATTTCAACGAGCTGGCCACAACTCACCAGCCACACTCGACGAAGCTTTCAATCCCTTAAAGGTCTGATTTCAACGAGCTGGCCACAACTCACCAGCCACACTCGACGAAGCTTTCAATCCCTTAAAGGTCTGATTTCAACCAGCTGGAGCACCCACACATTTGCGCTCGTACTTCTCGGTGCTTTCAATCCCTTAAAGGTCTGATTTCAACACAGCGTGAGGTTCACGTAGGTCTGCGGGTCTATAACGACTTTCAATCCCTTAAAGGTCTGATTTCAACCAGTTACATTCAGGGTCAGGTACGACACCCCAAATGGCTTTCAATCCCTTAAAGGTCTGATTTCAACTTTCTCAGCATCGCAAATAGGGTTGCCCAAGAATTCGACTTTCAATCCCTTAAAGGTCTGATTTCAACGGAGAGCCGGGTGGTGAGTCTGAGGGAGGCGATGGACCCTTTCAATCCCTTAAAGGTCTGATTTCAACTGCGTGGAACAGAACTGCATCATTCGTGATTGAATCAACCTTTCAATCCCTTAAAGGTCTGATTTCAACGAGGAAGTCTATTCTGAGATCACTGAGGTTGCCTTCACTGGATGAAGTTGAAGCTGGGCTGAAGGCTTTCAATCCCTTAAAGGTCTGATTTCAACCTCCGGTAATATTCCCCCAAATTCCTTTAAAAAGCTTTCTTCTCGCTTCTTTCATTTAAATACTGCAGCGAACCCCCAGTGATGCAGGTCATTTATAACGTTATGCGACTTTTATTCCGGAGTTTGTTTTTGAATTCGGGTTATTTAGAAGGTTCTATTCTGAAATTGATTAATTCTGTCTGGGGAGAGAAGGGAGATAAAAATAATCTGGCCCGAATTCTGGAAAGAAGGAAGTGAAAATTAAAAGGTTTTACTATAAAAATGATGGATTAAAAGATTTGCGACGGTCTTAAAAAGTTCTGTTGCGGTAGTGGCGGCACCAGAATTTGTTGAGCTGGAAATTGCGGGATATGAGCGTGAGTTACTGACTCTCATTTCTAATTCGCATTTTGTAAGGAAAAGTTTAAATTCCGAAAAGAATTATTCAGAAATGGTGATAGAAATGTCTGAGGAAAAAATTATAGAGGTTTTGAAGAATGCCGGCAGGCCACTGAAAACTGCAGAAATCGCAGAGCTTGCTGGAATGGACAGCAAAGAAGTTTCGAAGATTATAAGCAAGCTCAAAAAAGAGGGTAAGATTGCAAGCCCGAAAAGATGCTACTATTCCGTTCAATCCTAATTTCTTAGGGGAAATCTGGATATATTCAGTATCCGCAATTTTATTTTGTGAAGTCCCTCATCCCAAAAATGCACGGTGCAACGTCAATATGGCTGTCGGCTCTCCTGGTCTCGGCATTTAAGTTGGAGCCGCTTGAATTTTTGGCCTCAGTCTCACTAATCTTTGCCATCGCTTCAGGTCACAATATTGTTTTCAAAGGTATTAAATCACGGGTCGATTATGCCGTGGTTCTGATTTTCGCAACACTCGCCGGAATTACAGCGCTGAACAATCCGTATATTGCCCTGTACGCAGTTCCTTTTGCCCTTTCTGTTGCATTTCGAAGGGATTTCAGGAAGTATGTTGTTTTTGCATCCATTCTGACGACCCTGCCCGCAGCTTACATTGCAAACCCGAAAACAATCATTCTGTTCATCTCGTTTGCCTTTGCATCTGTTCTTGTCGCAGATTCGAGAATATATTCTGACAGAAGAACCCTTATTGCTGGAATTGTGGTGTTTTCTCTGATCTCTGCCCTTGTGGACAACAGACTCATTCCGTTCACTTTCCTGCTCGCCATCCCTGAGGTTCTTGACTTCAAAACTAAAACTCTCGGCCTGTATCTTCTGGCAATCCTTTTGAGTTTTTCAGCAGTCCTTGTTTTTATGGGATGAACCCGTAGATATCTTTTATGTGCTTGATGAGCGTTCTTTCGACTCTCTTTATCTTCGACACAGGGATTTCTGCTGCTGATGGGCAGAAATCGTGAACCACTGCTCTTTTTTTATCCACATCATAAACGACCGGATACAGTCTGCACCCGAGAGGTCTGCTATCGTATATGCTGCATTGGCCATCTTTCAAAAAGAGACACTTTCCATCTATGTTCCTGAGAATTCGCACACCATCAACTTCGACGCTGAAATCATTTCTGTCATAACCGAGAGATTCGATCCTTTTCAGGTCTCTTTCGCTGAGCTGCATCTCTGTTTCAACACAGCATTCGTGGCATCCCTTATCAGTGCAGTTCAGCCTGATCTCCATGCATCCCCCTCAGAAAATCCCCAAGTTCAGCTTTGTAGGATTTTGCCACCTTCTCGAGCATTTTATAGGTGTTCGTGGAATACTGAATCGCCTTTTTACTTGCATAGGCGAGTTCGGTCGGAATGTACCTTCTTGCAAGTTCCCTCAGGAAATACTTCCTGATCACTCTTCCGCTCTCCCTGTATATTTTGAATTCAACAGGTATCGAGAGAGCAGATTCTATGATATCGAAATCAAGGTAAGGTGTGTGGAGCTTCATCTCGTTGATGTAGGACAGCTTTGCATCTCTCACAAGATTGTTGTCTCCGATGTTGAGTATATCCTCTAGCAGAGCCTTTTCCAGGCTTTTTCCAATAAGGTTCTCGTACCTCTTGTACCCTCCGAAAAGCTCATCCGCTCCCTGACCGAATACAATTTCAGTAAATCCGAGGGATTTTGCATAGTTCATTGAGAGGTATATCGGCAGGGCTATTGAGACCTGCAGAGGGTTGGAAGTCTCGATTGCGGTTATCACCGCGGGGAGAGTGTTCTTTAGTGTCTCCAAGTCGAACCTGAATATGTCCACATCTTTTCCAAGAAGTCTGGCAGCATCTTTAATTCTTTTTTCCTCTGCCTTGGAGGCTGTAACAGCAATAAGCGGCACATCGTAGAAATATGCAAGGAACGACGAATCGATTCCGCCCGAAAAACTCAGGCATGCGTTCCCAAACTTCTTTTTTTCAAGAGATTCAATTATCCTCTCCTCGATAACGGGTTTATCAAATTCACCGGGTTTTATCACTTCGAAAAATTCAGTGATTTCCTGGAATATCACCTCTCCATCGTATCCCAGCTCGAGATATTCACCCGGCAGGACCTCTCTGAATTCAGGCACGAATTTTTTGAAGTTTGAAACTGCAAGGCGATCGTTGTAGTACAGTGGTTTGGAGCCGAGAATGTCCCTTGTTAGGATAACTCTGTCGGACTTAAACGAAACTGCGTAAAACAGCCCCCTGTGATTTTTCACGATATCTCTGTTTATTTCGGTGTTTTCGACTCCTTCGTAGAAGGATAAACCACGCTGTTTCGTTGGATACCTTTGTTCGACTCCCAGACCATTCAGTTTTCCGTTCTGGATGGTTGGGCTTATGACTATGGACATTTTACTGTGCTATCTTGAAATCCGGGTATATTAATTTTTGCAAGACCTGCCACACTTATCCCGGTGTAAAAACACAGAATTGACTTTTCAGAATTGCAAACTTTTGGGTTGCACACGGGATTTGATGCTGCTGCAGTGATGTATATTTCCATGTCAAACTGATCCTGTAACTTTTTTAATTCTTCAGGCCTGGATGGGCGGAAATCTGCTGGAGCGGAGATATTCCAGTGGAAAAGGTGGGGTGGGGGGTAGAAGCTTACAAGAACGTAATTTTTCGAAAGGTATATATGAATTTCAAGTGGAATTTTCGTGGCATATCATGTAAAATAACTGCCGGAGGTGTCTGTATGGAGAAAAAAATCAGAGTTCTTATTGCAAAACCGGGTCTTGATGGTCATGACAGGGGTGCAAAAGTGATTGCAAGGGCTTTGAGGGATGCCGGTTTTGAGGTCATATACACCGGAATAAGAAGGACGCCTGAAGAAATTGCCGAGACAGCTCTGCAGGAAGACGTGGATGTTATCGGTCTCAGCATCCTGAGTGGAGCACATCTTGAATTGATCCCCCTCATAATGGATGAGCTGAGGAAGAGGGGAATAGAACCCAACAGAGATATTGTCGTTCTCGTTGGAGGAATAATCCCTCCGGAAGATATACCTAAGCTGAAGGAAATGGGCGTTGCTGAGGTTTTCATACCCGGCACGCCGATGTATGAGATTATAGACTTCATTAAGAGGAGTGCAGGTGAAAAGGTGATAGCATGAGTTTTGAAATCAGGAAAATTGATCATATCGGTATTGCGGTAAAAAGTCTGGATGAGGCT is a window of Geoglobus acetivorans DNA encoding:
- a CDS encoding 2-oxoacid:acceptor oxidoreductase family protein, with translation MNVVNILLVGVGGQGILTTSGILARSALKAGLNVVTAETHGMAQRGGSVEVHVRIGDAESPLIPIGSAHYLIALEPSEALRYIQYANRDTTLIVNDRPIIPPSVSQGISSYPDIKKTYEKLKEYSERIELVPASKIAEEVAGTVQATNVVVLGMLSKLADLPFSYEIIERAMKDVLPERLHEANVKALKAGYDYFS
- the iorA gene encoding indolepyruvate ferredoxin oxidoreductase subunit alpha; its protein translation is MLKEVVLDAPGEKVFLLGNEAIARGAIEAGIDIYSAYPGTPSSEIVDTLSQACRLLKGKMDFYLEYSVNEKVAFEVAVGASLAGKRGMCGMKHVGVNVAADALFSFAYMGARGGFVCISADDPSMHSSQNEQDNRWYGIAAKIPVVEPTSPQEAKDYVGKAFEISEKFGVPVIFRTVTRLNHGSGVVELGKIPEKKLEKAEWKRNPPTDVLVPGNARRQKLVLLEKIEKVREYFEKSELNWIEGGDSDKGVIASGIAYRYTKEALNRLEKDLPLLKLSTTNPLPEKLVEDFISNLDGVAIVEELDPFVEMQVRAIAGEYGVEIYGKKNGHFPMHYEYTVHTVEKGIAMMLDESASVCYDEVIEKAKSANQMAPLRPPVFCPGCPHAASYYAIKEVAGEEALPSDIGCYTLGVNRPFEAVDITLCMGGGFGISNGLSRVVKNKVIATAGDSTFFHASLPALVNAVYNRANVVFVVLDNSTTAMTGHQPHPGMDVRGCGEEGHRVRIEDVARAVGVEFVEVVNPYNIRKMENAIKSAMEHDGVAVVVARQLCAILWNRERKRKGVRIRPFEVTEDCVKCLKCVSQFACPAIVYDGENVWIDETLCAGCGVCTQICPERAIKPAR
- a CDS encoding amidohydrolase family protein, translating into MIDTHVHVFPDKILWRLYAWIEKKHKSKATVELDVDSVIGKLQSMGVEHFFNLTHSITPEMTEILAEWNVKLKGMMDCHAFTGFHQNNDTEELYRIFELGIDGLKLHPPVQRLYPDGREALEIYEILDELGKPLVIHTGYFLDNGFKYTLPEFYEPLAYSYSFPVILAHMMVGKTEHLPRFLDARNNIYSDTSLAFIRVEITDPHSGEKVRFYSDDVREVVMQYPDRILYGSEIPVIWVDPDETLRTLNEEFDEDTVIRITRKNPEKFIRKYLE
- a CDS encoding dihydroorotate dehydrogenase — encoded protein: MREALKINLAGIEMRNPLMLSSGVMGSFATSLNRLSEHAGAVVTKSVGLEPVEGYRNPAVINYSHGLINAVGLSSPGARAFAEELEDYVFYAPLVVSLFASTPEEFAELVSYFPFADGFELNLSCPHAKNVGLAVGSDPDLVYEIVRAVKKRTTKPVFAKLSPNVRDIVEIGKAAEEGKADGVVAINTLKGMKIDIFAKRPILSNVSGGVSGEGIKPIAVKCVWDLYEELSIPVIGSGGVTSWKDVIEFMLAGATAVQIGSALYYSNRIFYSLEESLIAYTRMTGERLEDIVGMAHRS
- a CDS encoding MBL fold metallo-hydrolase yields the protein MKLVQVSDRACFIPGPTNVGVVRSKDTAILVDTGLDRESGRKILKLLEKNGLKLEAVINTHSHADHFGGNSYLVSRTDARVYAPEVEAGIIQYPYLEPLYLFSAHPVNEMMNRFLMARPSRVDNVINADSRIELDFGKTKVTTVPLPGHSPGQIGVEVDGVLYCADAVFSERVVEKYRIPLFMDIEKQRETLSFLEKSSFERYIPCHAEPAEDITPLVDLNLDVIERVEEFLLSISKGTTDEILAKLCSEFEIRLNNFTEYSLMLATLKAYLSYLYNRGDIRAEFDGTVYWVRVS
- a CDS encoding sodium-dependent transporter produces the protein MQREHWATRAGFVLAAVGSAIGLGNIWRFGYLVYKNGGGAFLIPYFVALFIAGISLMILEFALGHRFRASAPQALRAINKKFEWIGWWAVVGGMIITMYYSVVIAWALVYFTKAFTLAWGAETKAYYFGQILQLTDSPWNFGGFAVEVLVATAVVWALNWFIDFRGVRKGIEKANMVLMPLLWILAIILVVRALTLPGAIEGIEWYLKPDFSKLADYNIWLSAFGQIFFTLSLGMGIMIAYASYLPEKSDIANNAFIVALANCAFSFLIGFAIFGTLGYMAYATGSEIGDVVAQSIGLAFVVFPQALNMLPALKVFTAVVFFLALVVAGLSSSISLVEAVVAAVMDRFGIERRKAVNLVVGIGFLGSLLYTTKAGLYWLDIVDHFVNYYGLVLVGLLEVIAVAWFFDLGKIREHINAVSEIKVGSWWNFAVKFAVPAILLVLLGFDIAGNLKEPYGGYPVNALLAGFGVILAGMLVSALLSWRGRDVS
- a CDS encoding MetS family NSS transporter small subunit gives rise to the protein MSPDAIAMGLFGFAVLYGGLAYFLYRAMKAEKV
- a CDS encoding winged helix-turn-helix transcriptional regulator — its product is MSEEKIIEVLKNAGRPLKTAEIAELAGMDSKEVSKIISKLKKEGKIASPKRCYYSVQS
- a CDS encoding YkgJ family cysteine cluster protein gives rise to the protein MEIRLNCTDKGCHECCVETEMQLSERDLKRIESLGYDRNDFSVEVDGVRILRNIDGKCLFLKDGQCSIYDSRPLGCRLYPVVYDVDKKRAVVHDFCPSAAEIPVSKIKRVERTLIKHIKDIYGFIP
- a CDS encoding asparagine synthase-related protein, with product MSIVISPTIQNGKLNGLGVEQRYPTKQRGLSFYEGVENTEINRDIVKNHRGLFYAVSFKSDRVILTRDILGSKPLYYNDRLAVSNFKKFVPEFREVLPGEYLELGYDGEVIFQEITEFFEVIKPGEFDKPVIEERIIESLEKKKFGNACLSFSGGIDSSFLAYFYDVPLIAVTASKAEEKRIKDAARLLGKDVDIFRFDLETLKNTLPAVITAIETSNPLQVSIALPIYLSMNYAKSLGFTEIVFGQGADELFGGYKRYENLIGKSLEKALLEDILNIGDNNLVRDAKLSYINEMKLHTPYLDFDIIESALSIPVEFKIYRESGRVIRKYFLRELARRYIPTELAYASKKAIQYSTNTYKMLEKVAKSYKAELGDFLRGMHGDQAELH